The Alteribacter populi genomic sequence ACTTCAATAAATTCTTCCTTTTCAACTAAATCTCTTGCTAATAGGCGATCTTTTTGATATGGAGAAACGAAAGCTGTCAATACAATTGTGCCGTGATCAACAAATAATTTGGAAACCTCTCCAATACGGCGAATGTTTTCTTGACGATCGTCTGGACTGAAACCTAAATTTGCATTTAATCCGTGACGGACATTATCACCATCAAGTACGTAACTACGAATCTGTTTTTCGTATAATCGTTGGTTCACTGCATTGGCTAACGTTGATTTTCCTGAGCCCGAGAGCCCGGTAAACCATAAAACACAGCTCTTATGCCCATTAAGCTGAATTCGATCACTTTTTGTCACAGCTAAATCATGCCAATGAA encodes the following:
- the cysC gene encoding adenylyl-sulfate kinase, which codes for MSQKTNVSNNIHWHDLAVTKSDRIQLNGHKSCVLWFTGLSGSGKSTLANAVNQRLYEKQIRSYVLDGDNVRHGLNANLGFSPDDRQENIRRIGEVSKLFVDHGTIVLTAFVSPYQKDRLLARDLVEKEEFIEVFVKCSIQECENRDPKGLYKKARKGEIAEFTGISAPYEEPDNPELIIYSDESSIEASVEQILDYLIEKQIVT